Proteins encoded by one window of Salvia splendens isolate huo1 chromosome 14, SspV2, whole genome shotgun sequence:
- the LOC121764572 gene encoding protein yippee-like At4g27745, with translation MGDLIMGPRLYGCYKCRNHVAIHDDIVSKSFQSKNGRAFLFSHAQNMYSGRKEDRQMMTGLHLVADVHCADCREVLGWKYEKAYEESQKYKEGKFVLEKFKIVKQIW, from the exons ATGGGTGATTTGATCATGGGTCCGAGGTTGTACGGCTGCTACAAATGCAGAAACCATGTGGCCATCCATGATGACATTGTTTCAAAGTCGTTTCAG TCGAAAAATGGAAGAGCCTTCCTCTTCTCGCACGCACAGAACATGTATTCGGGTAGGAAGGAGGATCGGCAGATGATGACGGGGCTGCACTTGGTGGCGGACGTGCACTGTGCCGATTGCAGAGAGGTTCTTGGTTGGAAGTATGAGAAGGCTTATGAGGAATCCCAGAAATACAAGGAAGGCAAATTTGTGCTTGAAAAATTCAAGATTGTTAAACAAATTTGGTAG